The genomic interval TGTTGTTGTCAGTGCTGAAGGTATGGCTGTGCGGGCGTTCAGGTTATAGTCGCTGATATTCCTTACGATGTACGAAGGATTATTCAGATCAAAATAATTCACATTAGGCCTGGGCAGGGTTTGTCCATTGTAAGTGATGGATTGATAATTAGCAGCGTTGGCAGGTATGAAGGTATTCGCCACAGCGCCATCTTTAAGAAGATAACCGCGTGCAGCGTTTTGTCCGCCGCCCTTCAATTTCCGCCATCCGCTCAGATCATATCCAGCCAGCAATTCGTGCCTTGCCTTACCGGTAGCGAAGCGGAAGTTTAAATAGACATTGATGTTGTCAGTATTCCAGTTTTGCTGGCGCTGTACAAACTGCATTCCCACCAGGGAGGTAACGGGCTGATTGTTTATGTCGACCGCAAATGCGTTTGTTGTTCTGTGTTCCTGCAGATCTTCACGCCATGTTTGTTTCATGTAAGCCGCGTTGATGCTGATGGCATCATTGAACTTGTGGGACAGCGTACCTGTGATCATGAGCTCTTTGGACCTGAAGAAATCATTGGCAGCGCCGAGGTTGAGCGATATGGGCGTACTATGCAGATCTGTTTTACCGGCAACAGCGCCAAAGATGGGCTGGCCCCTGTCGAGGTTTCCCTGCATATCGCTGTAAATGACTTCAACGTTAATAGCGGTCATGCTATTAGGTATATATGAGAATGAGGGCGAGATGAGCAGACCATTATTACGCACCAGGTCGCGGTAGCTCTGCGCCTGCTGATAAGCTCCATTAAGGCGGTAAAGCAATTTCCTGTCCTTGTCCAGCGGGCCGGTAAAATCCATCGCACCACGGATGGTGCTGAAGCTACCGGTGCTAAGGCTGATCTCCTTCCGGTTGAATGCCAGCGGTTTCTTTGTAACGAGATTGATACTACCGCCGGGATCGACACTGGAGAAAGTAGCGCTGGCAGGGCCTTTGAGCACTTCTACCCTTTCGATGTTCGCCGTAATTGGCTGGAGAAAGTAGTACTGGTGGGTACGCATCCCGTTAATGATCTGTCCTTCTTCATTCTGGCTGATACCACGTATAGCGTACTGGTTATAATAGCTGGAGGGTATGACACCGGGAATCACCTTTACAGCATCTGCCAGCTGGAAAGCCTGCCGGTCTTTGATCAGTTCTTTCGTGATGGTACCGATAGCCTGCGGCAGTTCCTTATTCAGGATGGCGGTGCGGGTAGCGCTGAAGCTATAATCGCTGTTGTATTTTTTTGAGGAGCGCCCCATCACTTCAACAGTCTGCAGTTTACCGGATTCAGATAAGAGGATCAGGTTATATTCCCCGTTGCCGGAGAGTGTCAGCCATTCGCTGGCCGTTTTATATCCTACTGCAGAGATATGGATCTCTGCAGCATCCTTGTGTAGACCGGTGGCTGTATAATACCCGGAGGTATCGGTGATGGTCACCCGGGTATTGTTCTTTTGTCTGACGGAGATGGAGGCCCCGGCAACAGGTTGGTTAAACTCGTTCTTTACCTGTCCCCGGAGTACATGCTGGCCATAAGCTGTTACAGCAGTAGCAGCAGACAGGATCAGGAGTAATATTTTTTTCATGGCTTTTATATTGTTTCGAGATAGAGCTGCTGCAATTCGCTGGCGGAGATACCGCTGGTGCTTACGGTGTGGACCAGGGTACCTTGTTTCATGATGCCGATGCGCGAGCCGACATTTACGGCATTGAATATATCGTGCGTAGCCATGAAGATGGTCTTACCGTCTGCGGCCAGTTCTTTGCAGATGGTGGTAAATTCTGCGGTAGTTTTCGGATCGAGGCCGCTGGTAGGTTCATCCATGAAGATCACATCCGCATTTTTGGACAGTGCGATAGCGATGCCTACTTTCTGGCGCATTCCCTTGCTGTAAGTTGATAAGCGTTTATTATGCGCTTCGGCCTGGAGCCCTGCTTTCAGCAGAAAGGCGGCCAGTGCCTCACCGGCATAAGAGAAGCCGGCGAGGCGGCTGAAAAAATCAAGGTTCTCCATACCACTAAGGTTGCCATACAACTGTACCACTTCGGGAATATAGGCGACCATGTTCTTCGTCGCATTGTCATCAGGCCTCACTTCTACACCCTTAATGAGCGCCTTTCCTCCGGAAGCTTCCAGGAAACCGAGGAAGAGATTGATGGTGGTGGTTTTACCGGCCCCGTTCTGTCCGAGGAGACAGAATACTTCACCGGCATGGATGGTCAGGGATAATTGCCTGAGCGCTGTGTACTGCTGGTATTCTTTGGTAAGACCTACCGCTTCTAATACGACTGACATATAGATTGATTTGATATTAACAGGAACCTTAGGGGCATAGTGTTTCCACTGATACCGGCAGGTATGCGCAAATAGCATCCGGGATACGGAAGCCTATTTATTACGTATGGATGGATTATGCAGCCGGAGAGCCCCGGGTGTTGTAGTGCCGTGTACAATGAACCAGTATATCTGTTACACAGGACTGGTTATACTGCAGGTAAAAGACAGGCGCCGGATTGAGCCAGGCGTCTTCTGTGGATACATATGGCGCATAGGCATGCTCACATATGATACAGGAATGGGTGGTGTTGACTTGTTGTTTGTCCGTGCCAGGCGCTTTAAAGTACGCGTGTGATGGCTGGTGGGTATGGGAATGCCACAGCGCCACGGGCGTCATAATGAAGCCGTAAAGCAACAGTAAGAGTGTTGCTAAGATGCGACGGTATCTGCGGTTTGTTAGCATTCAGAATTGTAACATTGTTGCAAATATAGGAGTTAATTGATTATTTGTGGGTGTTTTTTTGGGTGGGTGGTGGTACCAAAAGTTAGAGTGGATCAGATCAGGTTTCGCTGAACAGCACTCCGGCTTCACTTTATTTCAATACTGTTTTTATAT from Chitinophaga filiformis carries:
- a CDS encoding ABC transporter ATP-binding protein, coding for MSVVLEAVGLTKEYQQYTALRQLSLTIHAGEVFCLLGQNGAGKTTTINLFLGFLEASGGKALIKGVEVRPDDNATKNMVAYIPEVVQLYGNLSGMENLDFFSRLAGFSYAGEALAAFLLKAGLQAEAHNKRLSTYSKGMRQKVGIAIALSKNADVIFMDEPTSGLDPKTTAEFTTICKELAADGKTIFMATHDIFNAVNVGSRIGIMKQGTLVHTVSTSGISASELQQLYLETI
- a CDS encoding TonB-dependent siderophore receptor: MKKILLLILSAATAVTAYGQHVLRGQVKNEFNQPVAGASISVRQKNNTRVTITDTSGYYTATGLHKDAAEIHISAVGYKTASEWLTLSGNGEYNLILLSESGKLQTVEVMGRSSKKYNSDYSFSATRTAILNKELPQAIGTITKELIKDRQAFQLADAVKVIPGVIPSSYYNQYAIRGISQNEEGQIINGMRTHQYYFLQPITANIERVEVLKGPASATFSSVDPGGSINLVTKKPLAFNRKEISLSTGSFSTIRGAMDFTGPLDKDRKLLYRLNGAYQQAQSYRDLVRNNGLLISPSFSYIPNSMTAINVEVIYSDMQGNLDRGQPIFGAVAGKTDLHSTPISLNLGAANDFFRSKELMITGTLSHKFNDAISINAAYMKQTWREDLQEHRTTNAFAVDINNQPVTSLVGMQFVQRQQNWNTDNINVYLNFRFATGKARHELLAGYDLSGWRKLKGGGQNAARGYLLKDGAVANTFIPANAANYQSITYNGQTLPRPNVNYFDLNNPSYIVRNISDYNLNARTAIPSALTTTNGLYIQEQLRWNRLILLLGLRQEWFEDITNYKAPRELSFTNKKLLPRVGITYSITPQVNIYTTYLQGYQPQSNTVTLLPSTGNYFWTDQSASRFKPLISDLKEAGAKGELLNGSLNVNLAIYEINQKNLLINAQLPDYPDSLVTRGAERSRGFEIDVTGYPLPEWQIFASYSYIDARIIDDNKQALKGARKQNTPYNSASLWTRYNLTGIAVLKDLGIGLGLQHSGDHLPWFDRSFKTPAYTLLDLAAYYTPGKSNMQIALNVNNVLNSTWWIGAQNYQRLFPGAPRNATLSATCNF